From a single Aspergillus puulaauensis MK2 DNA, chromosome 2, nearly complete sequence genomic region:
- a CDS encoding RNA lariat debranching enzyme (BUSCO:EOG09262LI4;~COG:A;~EggNog:ENOG410PGPY;~InterPro:IPR041816,IPR004843,IPR007708;~PFAM:PF00149,PF05011;~go_function: GO:0016787 - hydrolase activity [Evidence IEA];~go_function: GO:0016788 - hydrolase activity, acting on ester bonds [Evidence IEA];~go_process: GO:0006397 - mRNA processing [Evidence IEA]) has protein sequence MSSSSSPPVRVAVEGCGHGCLHDIYASVEQAATLNGWDGVDLLIIGGDFQAVRNSNDMACMSVPAKYKEIGDFHEYYSGKRTAPYLTIFIGGNHEASNHLFELYHGGWVAPNIYYLGAANVLRFGPLRIAGFSGIWKGYDYRKPHFERLPFNRDEIGSIYHVRELDIRKLLQVRTQVDIGLSHDWPKQVEYSGDWHQLFGAKPFFREDSQNGRLGSSAAQYVLERLRPAYWFSAHLHVKFAASVQHESQENVSKHHYGLDGASFTSMVLGEEEEGNQQARINLGTPKPGTHAPPQNERNVGQHGKSEYPTQSTDATKPITASQGFGATDTGPSHNTAGNTPELISAWKNFHQVAAKHEAEENSRFLTEQANNPGSSVPNVQHNLTWRKVDTDDDGIGRKLAGVEKSGPRENKKQKVQHEPETVKNSDEIDLDLDSESDQEAQTTTANPPTPNITAENTTSNPELVHPPPPSQEPQSEVSEDLRKQLPSSFLAPQAPPQATPVKPPFPEAIFNKTTNFLALDKCLPKREFLQLVEISSVSDEDGAQLQRPFSLHYDKEWLAITRVFAGDLNLGDPAAKPPLDKGEATYKPLIEQEEKWVEEHVVKPRKLAVPENFTPTAPVYDPEVPITTEQQPPEYNNPQTAAFCELIGIENKFYLTEEERDARIAAGPRPCDPSTGRGRGGRGGFSGRGGGGGGGRGRGYGRGFGRGGGRRW, from the exons ATGTCTAGCTCTAGCTCACCACCCGTTCGGGTTGCGGTTGAAGGCTGT GGACATGGCTGTCTACACGATATTTACGCGTCTGTTGAACAGGCTGCCACTCTgaatggatgggatggagtCGATCTACTGATTATAGGTGGCGACTTTCAG GCTGTTCGCAATTCGAACGACATGGCTTGCATGTCAGTTCCCGCGAAATACAAGGAAATCGGTGACTTTCATGAGTATTACAGCGGGAAACGAACTGCACCTTACTTGACTATCTTCATTGGCGGCAACCACGAAGCTAGTAATCACCTCTTTGAGCTGTATCATGGAGGATGGGTAGCACCCAACATCTACTACTTGGGAGCCGCCAACGTTCTGCGATTTGGCCCGCTTCGTATTGCTGGATTCTCCGGTATTTGGAAAGGTTATGACTACAGAAAACCCCATTTCGAGAGACTTCCGTTTAACCGGGATGAAATTGGAAGCATTTATCACGTTCGAGAACTGGACATCCGCAAGTTGCTTCAAGTTCGTACACAGGTCGACATAGGCTTGTCGCACGACTGGCCCAAGCAAGTTGAGTACTCTGGCGATTGGCACCAGCTATTCGGGGCGAAACCATTTTTTCGCGAGGATTCTCAGAACGGCAGACTTGGTAGTTCGGCTGCACAATACGTTCTCGAACGGTTACGCCCGGCCTATTGGTTTTCTGCCCACTTGCACGTCAAGTTTGCAGCGTCTGTCCAGCATGAATCGCAAGAAAATGTGTCGAAACACCACTATGGGCTGGACGGTGCCTCTTTCACGTCCATGGTTttgggcgaagaagaggaaggaaacCAACAAGCCAGGATCAACCTGGGTACTCCCAAACCAGGCACTCATGCACCTCCACAAAACGAACGTAATGTCGGACAGCACGGGAAATCTGAATATCCTACACAATCAACGGATGCAACTAAGCCAATAACTGCTTCACAAGGCTTTGGGGCAACAGACACTGGTCCATCTCATAACACTGCTGGAAACACTCCTGAGCTAATATCGGCCTGGAAGAATTTTCACCAAGTCGCAGCCAAGCATGAGGCAGAAGAGAACTCTCGCTTTCTGACAGAGCAAGCAAATAATCCAGGAAGTTCGGTTCCTAACGTCCAACACAACCTAACCTGGCGCAAGGTTGATACGGACGACGATGGAATAGGCCGTAAACTAGCAGGTGTTGAAAAGAGCGGACCCCGCGAGAATAAGAAGCAGAAGGTTCAGCATGAACCCGAGACAGTCAAGAACTCCGACGAGATCGATTTGGACTTGGATAGCGAGTCGGACCAGGAAGCACAGACCACAACCGCAAACCCTCCTACGCCCAACATCACTGCGGAAAATACGACCAGCAACCCAGAATTAGttcacccccctcctccttcgcaagAGCCCCAGTCAGAAGTTTCTGAGGATCTCCGAAAGCAGCTTCCAAGCAGCTTCCTGGCTCCACAGGCACCACCTCAAGCCACACCAGTCAAACCTCCCTTTCCCGAAGCAATCTTCAACAAAACCACCAATTTCCTAGCGCTTGACAAATGCCTTCCCAAGCGTGAATTCCTTCAACTTGTAGAGATCAGTTCCGTGTCCGACGAGGATGGAGCGCAGCTGCAACGCCCGTTCAGTCTACATTACGATAAAGAATGGTTAGCTATCACCCGCGTCTTCGCGGGCGACCTTAATCTTGGCGATCCGGCCGCCAAACCACCCCTAGATAAGGGCGAAGCTACATACAAGCCGCTCAtcgagcaagaagaaaagtGGGTTGAAGAACATGTCGTCAAGCCCAGGAAGCTTGCAGTTCCTGAAAACTTTACTCCTACTGCGCCGGTCTATGATCCTGAAGTCCCAATTACCACTGAGCAGCAACCACCCGAGTACAACAACCCGCAGACAGCCGCGTTCTGTGAGCTAATAGGCATAGAAAACAAATTCTACCTGACCGAAGAGGAACGCGATGCTCGTATTGCCGCGGGTCCACGTCCTTGCGATCCATCGACTGGTCGCGGCCGTGGAGGCCGTGGGGGATTCagtggccgtggtggtggtggtggcggcggccgTGGACGTGGTTATGGGCGCGGTTTTGGGCGTGGTGGTGGACGGCGCTGGTAA
- a CDS encoding ribonuclease P Rpr2/Rpp21/SNM1 subunit (COG:S;~EggNog:ENOG410Q0S6;~InterPro:IPR007175;~PFAM:PF04032) produces MHFKEYTPRLNFLKDSASSLSSTSPSTAAYLMSAHNVIFHEEHKPLNQRLHDSFCGACGSPRNSEWTKVTSIKKKNQKRATSSLAKGLTAEGATVHKCLRCRRRTVTQPRAPSKSAPVTVPIVDSRPSSSAETPALPEQVSASKTTENASSKKRAKARKQGGLQALLATKQSQSDSTKSLDLFDFLQQ; encoded by the coding sequence ATGCATTTTAAGGAGTACACCCCCAGGTTGAATTTCCTCAAGGATTCTGCCAGCTCCTTGAGTTCGACGAGTCCCTCTACTGCCGCCTACTTAATGTCCGCCCATAATGTCATCTTCCATGAAGAGCACAAGCCGCTCAACCAACGGCTACATGATTCGTTCTGTGGCGCCTGTGGTAGTCCTAGAAATAGTGAGTGGACGAAGGTAACATCcattaaaaagaaaaatcaAAAGCGCGCCACTTCCTCGCTCGCAAAAGGTCTCACCGCAGAAGGAGCTACCGTTCACAAGTGCCTGCGTTGTCGTCGACGGACGGTGACCCAGCCTCGCGCTCCATCAAAATCTGCCCCTGTCACTGTCCCCATTGTTGATTCTCGGCCGTCTTCATCTGCTGAGACCCCAGCTTTGCCCGAGCAAGTGTCTGCTAGTAAAACTACGGAAAACGCGAGTAGTAAAAAGCGAGCCAAAGCGAGGAAACAGGGTGGATTGCAGGCTCTTCTCGCCACAAAACAATCTCAGAGTGACTCAACCAAGTCGCTGGACttgtttgatttcctccagcAGTGA
- a CDS encoding RTP1/Tango6 family protein (BUSCO:EOG09260RNZ;~COG:S;~EggNog:ENOG410PKWD;~InterPro:IPR019451,IPR016024,IPR039600,IPR019414;~PFAM:PF10363,PF10304) translates to MGDPARIRDAFAAASEFLNPVLQRDELQKSRGKSLISILNQNLREPSSEDATARASVIAKALELLSQIHVAFVSPVSDADQTPRNSEDQEDPKLEDAKCRRILHALLDLVSLEGIYPSLSSGVGIPLQKRVISVLPAGVIAQQDTPAHDKPEDASVLRHILTTLSDIIFDARPSIQPVISGRILSDIISASSDLGYNPNISLGNEQSQYRQILTRIIEDTPSYNLLPTLSAFLQSNPSPWFKAIITGLLSRVPLRENGVLQTIMFLASQLAPSLGQEAQEQVSSGPHITVSAIMHASRLLSSVPQGMEASDYFNVIGPQLLALIDGNDPDLRKAAAYIVGNGILGKKTYGAPGTVGHTIFLVPIFKALTGTLDESSRIYIAPPQGATSKHILSSEPEIVLAVDRLKTLVLQPPNPGLVKRVVFPILLPLWGLACFSMQQQITDFHENVKAILQTYFGISVGFLSLKKIVDNFLWNGGSTCAYDLDTSNRIILKKPKADETGNDLVGLMDSLQSRTKLFMSLLDADPSRDEQTGEVFLYVSEAWLGQGSSNTQNPHKLELFPNDGGHDSIMRKLISAKLAEGLLDTFKDTLSRRPLKVLELIKHILDGELRTVNAQTKGPIGDETKNISLSSLASIVPSEQTESNEAAGSDSAESLQVVFSLLSTILASPEFSVSNNTSSILGTIKEKLDQLLPHLPSSLSKSGTTASMLLEIQIVSPEQQESKGKSSEIPDFEIHRRALMNLNSDLPPVQAEGFSLLSDLVKKSSPILDIPSTLTLLLSIITDSSETVANDEFIYLNAIKLIGTLSSRHPRTVVKTLIERYIDRSENATLDQRLKVGEALLRTVQDLGEALAGETAKVLGEGLISVAGRRAQKPQAQKNRQQTIEQERREKEREERQKEKDTASGWTLSAPKILEEILDNDDGETDTPEQATHSANIISAWAAGSSRDEEPDDLRVRASALSILATAIQTNIIGLGPSILSSAVDLALATLILEPDEESAILRRASAVLLLDMLKSLNDVRDARGSQNIGFGFTLADQSSRAFGGSNENPRGPTTIGNIPYMLRTLAAVEAREADAIVRGHIRVLTENLEAWIEKSLLWGVGHHSGDVGDEPRLDLGDQIAGLRINPLAGRSEPERPRIEEIE, encoded by the exons ATGGGAGACCCAGCGAGGATTAGGGACGCCTTTGCTGCAGCAAGCGAGTTTTTAAACCCAGTTCTTCAGCGAG ATGAACTACAGAAGTCTCGGGGCAAGTCGCTGATAAGTATTCTGAACCAGAATCTGCGTGAGCCTTCATCAGAAGACGCGACTGCCAGAGCAAGTGTTATCGCCAAGGCATTGGAATTGCTCTCCCAAATCCATGTAGCATTTGTCAGTCCCGTAAGCGATGCAGACCAGACGCCTCGGAACAGTGAGGACCAAGAAGATCCAAAGCTAGAAGATGCAAAGTGCCGCCGCATTCTTCATGCTCTTCTGGACCTGGTTTCCTTGGAAGGAATCTATCCTTCACTTTCGTCTGGAGTAGGAATTCCCCTCCAAAAACGGGTTATATCCGTCTTGCCAGCAGGTGTCATTGCTCAGCAGGATACACCTGCACACGATAAGCCTGAGGATGCTTCTGTACTGCGTCACATACTAACGACTTTATCCGACATTATATTCGATGCTCGACCTAGCATACAGCCCGTGATTAGTGGTCGCATTCTGAGTGATATAATAAGTGCATCGTCAGATTTAGGCTATAACCCTAATATTTCACTGGGCAATGAGCAATCTCAATATCGCCAAATTCTGACCAGAATTATTGAAGA CACACCGAGCTACAATCTATTGCCTACATTGTCCGCCTTTCTTCAATCGAATCCGTCTCCATGGTTTAAGGCAATCATTACCGGGCTTCTCTCTCGGGTACCTTTGCGTGAAAATGGAGTGCTTCAGACGATTATGTTCCTCGCTTCCCAACTTGCGCCGTCCCTGGGACAGGAGGCCCAGGAACAAGTTTCCAGTGGTCCGCATATCACCGTAAGCGCCATTATGCACGCTTCGCGGTTGCTCTCGTCTGTTCCTCAGGGAATGGAAGCGAGTGACTACTTCAATGTCATAGGGCCTCAATTGCTAGCATTGATCGATGGAAATGATCCAGATCTGCGAAAGGCTGCTGCATATATTGTGGGCAACGGAATCCTCGGTAAAAAGACGTACGGTGCACCCGGAACGGTTGGGCATACAATATTCCTGGTGCCCATTTTCAAGGCTCTGACTGGAACCCTCGACGAATCCTCACGTATATATATTGCGCCGCCCCAAGGAGCGACATCCAAACACATTCTATCCAGTGAGCCTGAAATTGTATTAGCAGTTGACAGATTGAAAACATTGGTTTTGCAACCGCCAAACCCTGGACTGGTCAAAAGAGTTGTTTTTCCAATCCTCCTGCCGCTCTGGGGCTTGGCTTGCTTCAGCATGCAACAGCAAATTACGGACTTTCATGAGAATGTCAAGGCCATCCTGCAGACGTATTTTGGAATATCAGTTGGATTCCTGTCTTTGAAAAAGATTGTCGACAACTTCCTATGGAACGGAGGCTCAACTTGCGCTTACGACTTGGATACATCAAACAGAATCATATTAAAAAAGCCTAAAGCTGACGAAACTGGAAATGACCTGGTTGGCCTTATGGACTCCCTACAGTCACGAACTAAATTGTTCATGAGCTTACTGGATGCCGACCCAAGTCGAGACGAACAGACAGGAGAAGTCTTCCTTTATGTGAGCGAGGCCTGGCTTGGACAAGGTTCGAGCAATACTCAGAATCCTCATAAGCTAGAATTGTTTCCAAATGATGGCGGCCATGATAGTATCATGCGGAAGTTGATTAGTGCTAAACTAGCCGAAGGGCTTTTGGATACGTTTAAAGATACTCTCTCTCGACGGCCTCTCAAGGTGCTCGAGCTCATAAAGCATATACTAGATGGTGAGCTCAGGACAGTGAATGCTCAAACGAAAGGCCCGATAGGCGACGAGACGAAAAATATCTCTCTTTCATCCTTAGCCAGTATCGTGCCATCCGAACAGACTGAGTCGAATGAGGCTGCAGGGAGTGACTCGGCTGAATCGCTTCAAGTAGTGTTCAGCTTACTCTCGACAATCCTCGCATCCCCGGAATTCTCTGTGTCAAACAATACGAGTAGCATCCTCGGAACCATTAAAGAGAAACTTGATCAACTTCTACCACATTTACCATCGTCGCTATCAAAATCTGGAACAACTGCCTCCATGCTTCTCGAAATTCAAATAGTCTCACCCGAACAACAGGAATCAAAAGGAAAGTCATCTGAGATACCGGATTTTGAAATTCATCGCCGCGCCCTGATGAATCTCAATTCGGACCTTCCACCAGTACAAGCCGAAGGATTTTCGCTCCTTTCGGACCTCGTCAAGAAATCTTCACCAATTCTTGACATACCATCCACGCTAACCCTTCTTCTGTCTATCATAACCGACTCCTCGGAAACAGTCGCCAACGACgaatttatatatcttaacgCAATCAAGCTCATTGGCACCTTATCTTCGAGACATCCCCGCACTGTGGTAAAGACCTTGATCGAGCGATACATAGACAGAAGCGAAAATGCAACCCTAGACCAAAGGCTTAAGGTCGGGGAAGCCCTCCTTCGCACTGTACAGGACCTTGGCGAAGCCCTCGCCGGAGAAACGGCCAAAGTACTAGGTGAAGGGCTAATCTCTGTAGCAGGCAGGCGTGCACAGAAACCCCAGGCACAGAAGAACCGCCAGCAAACGATAGAGCAGGAGAGACGGGAAAAGGAACGCGAAGAGCGccaaaaagagaaagatacTGCTTCGGGATGGACTCTTTCGGCACCGAAGATACTTGAGGAGATCCTGGATAACGATGACGGTGAGACAGACACGCCCGAACAAGCAACCCATTCAGCAAACATAATATCCGCTTGGGCAGCTGGCTCATCTCGCGACGAAGAGCCCGACGACCTTCGCGTTCGTGCCTCTGCACTTTCTATCCTCGCAACAGCAATTCAAACCAATATCATAGGCCTGGGCCCCTCGATCCTCTCATCAGCCGTCGATCTTGCCCTCGCAACACTAATCCTCGAGCCAGACGAAGAATCCGCAATTCTCAGACGTGCTAGTGccgtccttctcctcgacatGCTGAAATCCCTTAATGACGTGCGTGATGCTCGCGGTAGCCAAAACatagggtttgggtttacACTCGCCGACCAGTCGTCTCGTGCTTTTGGCGGTTCGAACGAAAACCCAAGGGGGCCCACCACGATTGGAAACATACCATATATGCTGCGCACACTTGCCGCTGTAGAAGCTCGGGAAGCGGACGCTATTGTCCGAGGGCATATTCGTGTTCTAACTGAGAACTTGGAGGCCTGGATTGAGAAGTCGCTTCTATGGGGTGTGGGACATCACTCTGGGGATGTAGGGGACGAGCCGCGTTTAGACCTAGGCGACCAGATTGCAGGGCTACGGATTAACCCTTTGGCTGGGAGGAGTGAACCGGAGAGGCCCAGGATCGAAGAAATCGaatag
- the canA gene encoding putative cullin binding protein CanA (COG:O;~EggNog:ENOG410PJYG;~InterPro:IPR016024,IPR013932,IPR039852;~PFAM:PF08623;~go_process: GO:0010265 - SCF complex assembly [Evidence IEA]): MSSDTMSDYSHDDEHDPQTDELRETALVTLEALISSCSSQMQKYLPNTINSALRYLKYDPNVADNEEDEEMGGTQDDGSDDDATEEPDMDDDEFEDFEEEGGYSDIDDMSWKVRRCAAKLLYAVISTYARGRALDDASLYQQIAPAVVTRFNKEREESVKLELVSTMDALVRKTGEGSMIITSNGFLESVGSGSKISRKRRRQDSDASMIDFEPSIGTTSAAGTPLAAPSSPKSGPQSELANALPVIIRSLVKMWKQASIPLKQAIIVLLKSLALVRYGGLADHLQQIEDPIADVLKSSLSGGSSVSVGVSASAGTLQIETLGLISAVSETHTSDALLPFLIALIPGVIGAVNDRNYKVSSEALAAVEQIVKALTPPRVVTASPDLVSQLEKLYDVSHNRITDTSADLEVRQRAIHVLGVLLARTSGEQGSSFLSSQYRPKGLATLVDRLKNETTRLSAVRAIDDVAVLCSRKEDVDSTWVREVTAELGAQLRKSDRVLRSASLETLRSLSMNFNTRAHYDDNTMKGLEDNLIPLISVDDFHLLAPSLIIVAKLVPGNAQLLVSDALVSAICSIVRTSLAGTVLKALLLLVKVIGEEEIGSTLMHNLLQVVGVNGDTSVVGRAIGTLLVHGGSKVGVRMEDFLSELQKTQDSQRQCLSLAILGESALRMSTSCSLTPEVFIPHFSSKSENVRMASATALGNAAAGNVKAYLPTILSGLEKSDPQSYLLLHSVKELLQHPEMIRQDLAPSALNLWQALLVVSKEEDNRAVGAECVGRLALLDPPAYIPQFQEYLSSGDAGIRSIVISAFRYTLSDSRDTFNDVLRPLIVPLLVNMLSERDLGNHRLALTTLNSAIHNKLALILPHLGELLPAVLGDTQIKPELIREVQMGPFKHKVDDGLELRKTAYETIYASLDTSFSLSHLSEVYGRILAGIDDEQDIRTISNLMTSKLITLAPEETQRQLDTLSEHYTTVLSFKPKDNAVKQEIEKAQEASTGVLKITRELSKAFPGAEASGDHQKWKTYMEWVRGQFSTQLSNLEHEF; this comes from the exons ATGTCGTCTGACACAATGTCGGACTACTCCCACGATGACGAGCACGATCCCCAAACAGATGAGCTCCGCGAGACCGCCTTGGTGACGCTGGAGGCATTGATcagctcctgcagctctCAGATGCAAAAGTACCTCCCAAATACCATAAATTCCGCCTTACGATATTTAAAGTACGACCCCAATGTTGCCGAtaacgaagaagacgaggaaatggGCGGTACACAGGACGACGGATCCGACGACGACGCTACGGAGGAGCCTGACATGGACGATGACGAATTTGAGGAttttgaggaagaaggaggctACAGTGACATAGATGATATGAGCTGGAAGGTCCGTCGATGTGCCGCGAAGCTTCTGTACGCTGTTATTTCCACCTATGCACGAGGTCGTGCCTTGGATGATGCATCCTTGTATCAACAGATAGCGCCTGCTGTTGTCACTCGCTTCAAcaaagagagggaagaaagcGTCAAGCTCGAGCTGGTCTCTACAATGGACGCCCTTGTACGTAAAACTGGAGAAGGCTCGATGATAATAACTTCCAATGGATTTTTGGAATCTGTTGGAAGTGGATCCAAGATCTCCAGAAAGAGGCGACGTCAAGACAGTGATGCGAGCATGATCGACTTTGAACCCAGCATTGGTACTACGTCCGCTGCAGGCACCCCACTGGCCGCCCCGTCGTCTCCAAAATCGGGTCCGCAGTCAGAATTAGCAAATGCCTTACCTGTTATCATTCGGAGTCTGGTCAAGATGTGGAAGCAGGCGTCTATCCCGTTGAAACAGGCCATTATTGTCCTGCTCAAGAGCTTGGCGCTTGTTCGTTATGGTGGGCTCGCAGACCACCTCCAGCAGATTGAAGATCCGATTGCGGATGTGCTCAAATCTTCGTTGTCCGGCGGTTCCTCCGTGTCCGTTGGAGTTTCTGCGAGTGCAGGCACACTGCAGATCGAAACTCTCGGCCTCATTTCTGCGGTTTCCGAAACACATACTTCTgatgctcttcttccgttCCTAATCGCGTTGATTCCCGGTGTCATAGGGGCAGTCAATGATAGGAACTACAAGGTGAGCAGTGAGGCACTCGCGGCAGTAGAGCAAATTGTAAAGGCGCTCACTCCACCTCGGGTTGTCACTGCTTCACCAGACCTTGTTTCACAGCTGGAAAAATTATATGATGTCAGCCATAATCGCATCACTGATACGAGCGCTGACCTTGAGGTTCGACAGCGAGCCATCCACGTTCTTGGTGTCCTTCTTGCCCGAACATCAGGCGAACAAGGCTCGTCATTCCTCTCATCGCAGTACCGACCCAAAGGACTCGCAACTTTAGTCGACCGCCTAAAGAATGAAACCACACGACTCTCCGCCGTTCGTGCAATCGACGACGTGGCTGTGCTTTGCTCTCGgaaggaggatgtggattctACCTGGGTGCGCGAAGTGACCGCTGAACTTGGGGCACAGCTGCGCAAATCGGATCGCGTCCTCCGCAGCGCCAGCTTGGAGACTCTCCGTAGCCTCTCGATGAATTTCAATACAAGAGCTCATTATGATGACAACACCATGAAAGGCCTTGAAGACAACCTTATCCCCCTCATCAGTGTGGATGATTTCCATTTACTAGCTCCATCGCTTATCATTGTGGCAAAACTTGTCCCGGGAAATGCGCAGCTTCTTGTCAGCGATGCCCTGGTGTCGGCAATTTGCTCCATAGTTCGCACATCGCTCGCTGGAACTGTCCTAAAAGCCTTGCTATTGCTCGTTAAGGTCAtaggagaggaggaaattgGGTCGACTCTGATGCATAATCTTTTACAGGTTGTTGGTGTCAATGGGGATACGTCTGTTGTCGGGCGAGCCATCGGCACGCTTTTGGTCCATGGCGGTTCAAAAGTAGGTGTACGGATGGAGGACTTCTTATCTGAGTTGCAGAAGACACAAGATTCTCAGCGTCAATGTCTGTCCCTCGCTATCTTGGGCGAATCTGCTCTTCGAATGAGCACCAGCTGCTCGTTGACTCCTGAGGTGTTCATACCTCATTTCAGCTCGAAATCCGAGAATGTTCGCATGGCTTCAGCCACTGCGCTAGGAAACGCAGCAGCCGGCAATGTCAAAGCTTATCTTCCAACCATTTTGAGCGGCCTGGAAAAGTCCGATCCTCAAAGCTACCTTCTTCTACACTCCGTAAAGGAGTTACTTCAGCATCCTGAGATGATCAGGCAGGACCTGGCACCTTCTGCCTTGAACCTCTGGCAAGCTTTGCTCGTCGTatccaaggaagaagataaTCGTGCAGTCGGCGCTGAATGTGTTGGGCGATTGGCTTTGCTCGACCCTCCTGCTTACATCCCGCAGTTCCAA GAATACCTCTCGAGCGGGGATGCGGGGATCCGTAGCATTGTGATATCTGCATTCCGCTACACCCTTTCCGACTCTCGGGATACCTTCAATGACGTCCTAAGGCCTCTGATTGTGCCACTCCTAGTCAACATGCTCAGCGAGCGCGATTTAGGAAACCACCGTCTCGCGCTGACAACTCTCAACTCCGCTATTCACAACAAACTAGCGCTCATTCTCCCTCACCTAGGCGAGCTCCTCCCTGCTGTTCTCGGGGACACGCAAATCAAGCCAGAACTTATTAGAGAGGTTCAAATGGGTCCATTCAAGCACAAGGTCGATGATGGACTCGAATTGCGTAAG ACTGCATACGAGACTATCTATGCATCTCTCGAcacttctttttctctctcacACCTCTCCGAAGTCTACGGCCGCATCCTCGCCGGAATAGATGACGAGCAAGACATCCGCACAATCTCCAACCTCATGACCTCAAAACTCATCACCCTTGCTCCAGAAGAAACCCAGAGACAGCTAGATACGCTCTCCGAGCACTACACGACCGTACTATCCTTCAAGCCTAAGGACAATGCCGTGAAGCAGGAAATCGAGAAGGCGCAGGAGGCGTCGACGGGTGTTCTTAAGATTACACGCGAATTATCCAAGGCGTTCCCCGGTGCGGAGGCGTCTGGTGATCATCAAAAGTGGAAAACTTATATGGAGTGGGTTCGTGGGCAGTTTAGCACCCAATTGAGTAACCTGGAACACGAGTTTTAG